The following proteins come from a genomic window of Diadema setosum chromosome 20, eeDiaSeto1, whole genome shotgun sequence:
- the LOC140243314 gene encoding histone acetyltransferase KAT2A-like: MASPSEEQSAAGTAGEAPQQPAGNQIHPTEVSRSINLQRNAQRKAQVRSFPRTKKLEKLGVYSSCKAEDSCKCNGWKNPNPPPTPTQPSRLDIATPLASRSDPCKSCGHQLATHVSHLEDVAEEEIDRLLGIVVDVEHLFMSVHKEEDADTKQVYFHLFKLLRKCILQMSSPSVEGPLGRPPFEKPSIAKGVSNFVHYKFGPLAHKEWMIMYDLAKMFLHCMNHWKLETPTARKQRAQADEASAYKVTYTRWLCYCHVPSFCDSLQHHEPTDIFGRTLLKNVFPAMRRQVLDMLRSEKDNMPAEKRNLVLTHFPRFLSMLEEEVYNSSSPIWDPDFAPVQGVDSMSSTDTAVDSSQADQSAVPTLGRITVTTATTGAPAMADGHTSFNLSPGLVNVRRAARLSALAATQATEKRKMEDVPSEEDIKRQRLEEDIPNNILGEVLSTVSDPAAMVGPEGNLFAAHSARDEAARNEERRGVIEFHVIGNSVTRKPSRQTLIWLVGLQNVFSHQLPRMPKEYITRLVFDTKHKTLALVKENRVIGGICFRMFPTQGFTEIVFCAVTSNEQVKGYGTHLMNHLKDYHIKHGILHFLTFADEFAIGYFKKQGFSKDIKLAKSSYAGYIKDYEGATLMGCQLNPRIPHREFSLIIHKQKKIVKKLIERKQEEVRKVYPGLTCFKEGVRQIPLESIPGLVEAGWRPVREKPKVAPLSEEQVQTSFKTILTAVKNHNSAWPFLKPVEKSEAPDYYEHIKYPMDLKTMTERFKSKYYSSRKLFIADMQRIFSNCRAYNTADTEYVRCANTLERFFMNKIKELGLVDK, from the exons ATGGCGTCGCCGTCGGAAGAACAAAGCGCTGCTGGCACAGCGGGAGAAGCACCGCAACAACCAGCGGGCAATCAAATTCATCCTACTGAAGTATCTCGATCTATCAATCTCCAAAGAAATGCACAACGAAAGGCTCAAGTTCGGAGTTTCCCACGAACGAAGAAATTGGAAAAATTAGGCGTGTATTCGTCCTGCAAG GCTGAAGACTCATGTAAGTGTAATGGCTGGAAAAATCCTAATCCACCCCCTACTCCGACTCAGCCATCTCGTCTTGATATAGCAACACCATTAGCAAGCCGCTCTGATCCTTGTAAAAGTTGTGGACATCAGCTAG CGACTCATGTTTCACACCTGGAAGATGTAGCTGAAGAAGAGATTGACAGACTGCTTGGAATCGTGGTTGATGTGGAACATCTCTTTATGTCAGTTCACAAGGAAGAAGATGCAGACACAAAGCAGGTCTACTTTCATCTTTTCAAG CTCCTTAGGAAATGCATCTTACAAATGAGCTCACCTTCAGTGGAAGGACCCCTTGGAAGACCTCCCTTTGAGAAGCCCAGCATAGCCAAG GGTGTTTCCAACTTTGTCCATTACAAGTTTGGTCCCCTTGCTCACAAGGAGTGGATGATTATGTATGACCTTGCCAAGATGTTTCTACACTGCATGAATCACTGGAAGCTGGAGACACCTACTGCCAGGAAGCAGCGTGCCCAGGCTGATGAGGCTAGTGCCTATAAAGTCACATACACAAG ATGGCTGTGTTATTGCCATGTGCCATCTTTCTGTGATAGTCTTCAACATCATGAACCAACAGACATCTTTGGTCGCACTCTACTCAAGAATGTTTTTCCTGCCATGCGTCGACAAGTACTAGATATGCTGAGATCAGAGAAGGACAATATGCCAGCTGAGAAACGCAACTTGGTGCTAACTCACTTTCCCAG ATTCCTTTCCATGTTGGAAGAAGAAGTGTACAACAGTAGTTCCCCCATCTGGGATCCTGACTTTGCCCCAGTTCAAGGTGTGGACTCCATGTCATCCACAGACACAGCAGTTG ATTCCAGTCAGGCTGACCAATCAGCAGTGCCCACTCTTGGCCGAATTACTGTGACAACTGCTACAACTGGGGCCCCTGCAATGGCTGATGGTCACACATCCTTCAACCTAAGTCCTGGTCTAGTGAATGTAAGAAGGGCAGCAAGACTCAGTGCTCTAGCAGCAACTCAAG ccACAGAAAAGCGTAAAATGGAAGATGTACCCTCTGAAGAGGACATCAAGAGGCAAAGATTAGAAG AGGATATTCCCAACAATATCCTGGGTGAGGTGTTGTCAACCGTCAGTGATCCTGCAGCCATGGTTGGACCAGAG GGAAATCTCTTTGCTGCTCATTCTGCACGAGATGAAGCAGCTCGGAATGAGGAACGTCGAGGAGTGATAGAGTTCCATGTGATTGGTAATTCAGTGACCCGCAAGCCATCAAGACAGACACTCATATGGCTGgttggactgcaaaatgtcttCTCACACCAACTTCCTCGAATGCCCAAGGAATACATCACCAGGCTTGTCTTTGACAC GAAACACAAAACTCTGGCTTTAGTGAAAGAGAATCGGGTGATTGGTGGAATCTGCTTCCGAATGTTTCCTACCCAAGGCTTCACTGAAATTGTCTTCTGCGCTGTTACTTCTAATGAGCAGGTCAAG GGTTACGGTACACACCTGATGAATCATCTGAAAGACTACCACATCAAACATGGAATTCTCCACTTTCTCACCTTTGCTGATGAGTTTGCAATTGGCTACTTTAAAAAACAG GGCTTCTCCAAGGACATCAAATTGGCCAAATCTAGCTATGCAGGCTACATCAAGGACTACGAGGGCGCCACACTGATGGGCTGTCAGCTCAATCCACGCATCCCCCACAGAGAGTTCTCTCTCATCATCCACAAACAAAAGAAG attgtcaAGAAGCTGATAGAGAGAAAACAAGAGGAGGTGAGGAAGGTCTACCCAGGATTGACTTGTTTCAAGGAAGGAGTGCGACAGATTCCTCTGGAGAGTATTCCTGGACTAG TGGAGGCAGGATGGCGTCCTGTAAGAGAAAAGCCCAAAGTTGCTCCATTGTCTGAAGAACAAGTCCAGACTTCATTCAAAACCATCCTTACAGCTGTAAAG AATCATAACAGCGCTTGGCCCTTCCTCAAGCCAGTAGAGAAGTCTGAAGCTCCAGACTACTATGAACATATCAAGTACCCAATGG ACCTAAAGACAATGACAGAGCGGTTCAAAAGCAAATACTACAGTTCCAGAAAACTGTTCATTGCTGACATGCAGCGAATCTTCAGCAACTGCAGAGCCTACAATACTGCTGATACAGAGTATGTTCGCTGTGCCAACACTTTGGAACGCTTCTTTATGAACAAGATCAAGGAACTGGGTCTTGTGGACAAATGA